In Francisella orientalis FNO12, the sequence GAAGAATTCAGAACATCAAATACTTGATCGACCAGCTTAGGGCTTGCATTATACTGTATTGCAAAATTAGTACGCGTAGCCGCTAAATCTTTATCTTCAAATGGATCATTACTAGGTAATTTCTGATTTTTCTGAAGATCCAACATTTGATTTCTTAACTCTTGACGCTTTGCTATGAACTTTATGATTTGCTCATCTGCGTCCATAATTTCAGATTCATATTTCCCTGAAGTCGATTTAGCAACAAAACTACTTGGACTCATAGCAAATGATAAACTAAAAGCAGCCAGACTGAGTAAAATTAATATGTATTTTTTCATAAAGTACAAAATTTATGGTTCGATTTTAATACTATAATGTTTTATAAAAACTTTTTAAAGTCCATAATATATAAAATATCACTTAATAATTATCTATTAGAAAATAAAAACTTATTTTATATCGCGGCTCTATTTTAAGTTATTTCTATTAACATCTGATAATCTGACGTAAAAATAATTTCTAATTAGATATTTTGAAGAGCTTTTTTGACCTTAACTCTATAGTTTTTATCTGCTTGAGCAAACTGGTCAAGCATTATTTCTTGAATCTCTTGATTAGCATGTACCAACCCTTCTGCGATATTACTAGCTAACTGTTGCTGTTGAGATTCGCTCATTAATCTAAAGAGATCTCCAGCTTGTGAATAGTTATCTTCACTTTGAGCATCATAATAATCAATATAACCATCTATTTTTAAAGGAGGTTCTATATATTGTTTGACATCTGAAGGAGAATCAGAATACGCATTTGGATAAAAATTAGGCTTTTCATTCTGTGATATATTAAGAGTTGTACCAGCCATTGCTCCATCACGCTGCTAATTATGTATGGGACATTTTGAAGCATTTACTGGTATATGATTTGCATTTACACCTACTCGATACCTATGAGCATCTTGATAAGCTAGTAGTCTAGCTTGTAACATCTTATCCGGAGATGCACTAACACCAGGTACTAGGTTATTAGGAGCAAAAGTAGCTTGCTCTACCTCAGCGAAATAATTATTAACATTACGATTTAACTCTAAAACATCTATTTTTTGGAGTGGAAAATCTTTATGAGACCAAACCTTAGTCAAATCAAAAGGATTTATGTTATATTGTTTTGCTTGATCCTCAGTCATAATTTGTAATTTAACATCCCACTTGGGATAGTTACCACTCTTTATAGCATCAAACAAATCTTTTTGAGCTCCATAGCTTGGTTGTTTAGCTGCTTCTTCATTTGTAAGATTTTTAATTCCTTGTTGTGTTTTAAAATGCCATTTAACCCAAAAACGTTCACCCTTTTCATTATAAAAGCTTAATGTATGTGAGCTAAATAAATGTATATGTCTATAGTTCTTTGCAATACCTCTATTAGACATCAATATTGTCATTTGATGCAAAGACTGTGGATTTTTTGACCAAAATTTAAACTGGGCTGCAGGATCTGGTAAGTTAGTTTGAGGATTCTTTTTTTGAGAATGAATAAAATCAGGAAATTTACTAGGATCTCTTATGAAAAATACTGGAGTATTGTTACCTACAATATCAAAATCACCTTGCTTGGTATAAAATCTAATAGCTACGCCACGCACATCTCTAACATAATCACTTGAATCTTGACCTCCTCCAACAGTAGAAAAACATACAAAAACCTCAGTCTGTTTGTTCTGATCTATTAAAAAATCTGCTACTGTCAAATCTGATAAGTCTTTTTCAAGAGTAAAAGTACCATATGCACCAGTACCTCTTGTATGTACTACACGCTCAGGAATTCTCTCGCGATTAAAATGTGCTAACTTCTCAAATAATCGAAATTTATCAAATGTGAGTGAACCATTTTACCTGCACTAATACTTGTATTATCATCAGGTACTGGAGCACCATTCGCTGCGGTTAATATTTTGTTCATGTTTTCTCCTCATTAGATAAATATCAATTACTTATATCACAAGTATAACAATAATTATCAGATATAATCGTAAAAGTAATTACTAACTAAAATAGTATATAAATTGGTCAATATTATTAGGAACTTCAAATATAGAATAGGTTTTTGATAATTAAAAATTATAACAACTTTTATAACAATTCCATTAGCTAGACCAGCTACTGATTTTAGACATATGTTAGCTACTTTTTCTGCTTCTATAGGTTCATAGCCTACAAAGAATGACCCATACTTTGCTAACGATTCTTTGACTACAGTTGGACTAACAGTATTTATACGGAAATCTTTATATTCAAGAGTTGCCGCTTGTACAAATCCTTCTACTGCAACATTAACAGTGGCTGCTACAACACCCAAAGCAATTGGCTCAACATTTAATATCCCAGTAGTTAGAGTAAATGAGCCACCTTTATTAATATATTTTGCACCAATTTGCACTAGATTAATTTGTCCAAGTAGCTTATTTCTAAAACTAAAACTCCAATCTTCTTGAGTTAGTTCATCAACAGCTTTAAAAGCAACTTTACCAGTAGTAGATATTAAAGCATCAAAAGAACCTACTTTTTCAAAGAAATTCTCGATAGATTCTATATCTTAAGATATCAATATGGTGTGAACCATTACTTCCACTAAATGTTGCGGGAATAACTTCATAACCAGAACTAATAAACTTATTAAAAGTTGCTGATCCTATTACTCCGCTTGTACCTATTAGAACTACTTTCTTGCTCATTAGAGACTCCTTTTATTGCTATTTAGCTTCTAAATATTTTAGAAGATTCTCAGGAGAAGACTCTCCATATAGATCATCTTCAGCATTATCACGCTTACCTGGCTCTACAAACATCTTTTCAATTTCGTGATTATTAACGATCATCGCATATCTCCAAGACCTTTTACCAAAGCCTAGGTTTGATTTGTCTACTAACATATCTAAAGCTTCTGTAAACTCACCATTACCATCAGGAATTGGTTTAATATTTTTAACATCTAAAGCCTGTATCCACTTATTCATTACAAAGCTATCATTTACAGATAAAACATAAATTTCATCTATTCCTAGTTCTTTAAATCTAGCTGCGTTATTTTCAAAACCAGGTAGCTGATAAGTAGAACAAGTTGGAGTAAATGCTCCTGGCAATGAAAAAACTATTACTCTTTTGTTATCAAAAATATCTGAAGATGTAACATCTTGCCATTTAAATGGACTTGATCCACCGATACTTTCATCTCTTACTCTAGTTTTAAAAGTTACATTAGGAACTCTTTTAGTCATATCTAACTCTTTTTTTGTTAAGTTACACTGATATTGTATTACTTTGACAGATAATTTAAAATATATAATCTTTATAGAAACTATAAGCTTTACTTATATGAATACTCGTACTCTTGAATATATCATTTCCGTATATGAAACTAAAAGCTTTATTACAGCATCAGAAAAGTGCTATGTTAGTCAACCAGCTCTAAGTATGCAAATAAAAAAATTTGAGGAACTTATTGGTATTCAAATCTTTGAGCGTGGTACGAAACAAGTTTTAATTACAAAAGCCGGTATGAAAATAGTTAATCAAGCTTATAAGATTTTAGATGAAGTAAAAAATTTAGAAAAGATATCTGAACTACATTTAAATAACGGAAAAATAAGCATATCAATAGGAGCATTTCCAACATTATGCCCATACTTGA encodes:
- a CDS encoding chorismate mutase, which gives rise to MKKYILILLSLAAFSLSFAMSPSSFVAKSTSGKYESEIMDADEQIIKFIAKRQELRNQMLDLQKNQKLPSNDPFEDKDLAATRTNFAIQYNASPKLVDQVFDVLNSSSQKPAK
- a CDS encoding catalase-related domain-containing protein, which codes for MAGTTLNISQNEKPNFYPNAYSDSPSDVKQYIEPPLKIDGYIDYYDAQSEDNYSQAGDLFRLMSESQQQQLASNIAEGLVHANQEIQEIMLDQFAQADKNYRVKVKKALQNI
- a CDS encoding peroxiredoxin is translated as MTKRVPNVTFKTRVRDESIGGSSPFKWQDVTSSDIFDNKRVIVFSLPGAFTPTCSTYQLPGFENNAARFKELGIDEIYVLSVNDSFVMNKWIQALDVKNIKPIPDGNGEFTEALDMLVDKSNLGFGKRSWRYAMIVNNHEIEKMFVEPGKRDNAEDDLYGESSPENLLKYLEAK